The genomic stretch GCTGCCCCCTACAGTTTACATTCGCAGGGCCCTCTGCAAACCACAGGGTGGACCTGTCCTCGCTGCCCTTGGGCAGTGCCACCACCCAGGGATCGGCCAGCCCTGGGAGGTAGGTGGGCTAGGCGTCTGCTTCTTTCCATTTCTGGGAAGTAACACAGACTGACGCTTCTCAGACCTTCCCATGTGTCCCCTGGAAAGGAATGAACATGGGAGCCAGCCACTGGGTGGAATCTTCTAGTAGCAGCAGGGAGGGGCAGCCTGGCTGTTCCTCCTCATCCACCCCATCTCCACCTGTTCCCCCGGCCCCCGACCAGACCAGGAAACAGAGCTTCAAGGCCTCTGGTTCTTGTTTACCCACTGCTTCCACTGCTGGCCTCTCGAGGACTCTGCCCCAGGGCAGGTGGCGGAATGAAAGGCCACAGTGGACGCGGTCTGTGCAGAGGACCCTTAACGTGGGAAGACGCATGGCGTTCTCCGTGACCATAGTCGTGGCAGAGAAGTGGTTCTGAAGGCAGACTCCCTGACTGGCTCCAGGGGAGCCTGGAGCTCCGGCAGGGCCACCCAGGGCCCAGAGAGCGCGGGAAGGGCGCTCCACCGCGGGTTATCTGCGTGATTTCATGGAACCACTTAGGTCTCCTGCTGTCCAGGTCTAGCCCTGGACCCAGTCTCCGTGGtctgccctccttccccactccctccccaccctcagggTCTCTACCTGGATGGTCGAAATTGTACTGTCCCTTCAAGGCCTTGGCCTTCTGTTCCGTGGTCAGGACCTTATAGAACCTGTCTTGACTCAGAATGACCAACTTCCGCTGCCGGTGGTCTACTTCATTCTGTCCCAGCAGCTCCATGATCTTCTCGCACACGGTTGACTGGGAACACACAGACAGGATCCCCGCCTGGAGACGATCACCCTGACCCACGCGCTCCAACGGGCAGGCCAGTGACAGCCCAGCCAGTGACGGGTGGGGCTGCGCTTGGCGGGAAGGCCTCGGGGCCCTGGCCACGAGAGGCCAGGCCAGCGGGAGgcttgcggggggggggggggcccgaGGTCCAGCGCCCCGCTCCCCGCCTGCACCCCGGCCTAAGCTTGGCCAGCCGTGGCCGCAGCCCACGCCCGGGAGGGGGCACCTCggcagccaggggctggggtctGTCTCTGGACGGAGGCCGGAGTCCCAGGGGGCCAGCGTGACACTCAGGCCCCGCCGCGCCGCCCAGCCCCTTACCTTGCCGCTCGCGGTACCGCCGCTCACCCCGATCAAGAAGGGCCGCTGGTGAGGACGGTCGGCCTCGTGCGCGGCGCCCTCGCAGTCGCCGCCTCCAGCCGAAGCCATCTCCAGCGCCGCTCGCCCGCATCGGCTTCCCAGCTCACGCAGCCTCCCCCAAACCTGCCGGCCCGCCCCAGCGCAAAGGTCGGAGACGCCCCCCCGGAGCCCCACTTCCGGGAGGCGAGCGGCGCGGTGGGAGCGGGGGTGCAGGCGCGCGCGGGGCACCGCGAGAGTTGTAGTCCCTGGCGTCTGTGGGCGCCGCGCATGCGTGGGCTGGGCCGATGCTCCGGGAGGCTGCGGAGGTAGCTGGACCGGCTGCGGCGATGCcaggtttttcttttgctgcaaaGGACAGAAGCAACTCAATATCGCAACTGGCTGCAGGAGTCTCCAGACGGCGGGCGGCCTCCGGGAAGGTTCCCTCCAGACACACCTCCTCTGACTGGGGCTGTCGGAATGATCCCCCGGGACTGCAGGACCGGGGTGGGGACGTGGGCCAGCGCCCGCACCGGCAAAGTCAGACTCCTGAGCCCTGTGACCCGGGTCGGAAGCTGGAACGGGTTCAGCCTCCTCGCGTGCGGTCACCCCGAGAGCGCGCTGTCCCCTATGCACCTGCCCCTTGTGCCCCGCCCCTGCCTCCACCTCCCGGGTCCCACGCCTCTTGCCTGGGCACAACCTTAGCGCCGCCTCGGCTCACCCCCACTCCAGCCCAGCCTCCACGCTGGCCACCCGAGTTTCCTGACACTGCCCTGATCGTGTCACCCACCCATTTCCCCGCTAGAGCCTCAGTGCTGCCTCTAGCACAAGTTCCTGGCCTCCTCAACCTTCCCAGGACATGGTGGGCAGAAGTCATGGAATGACTTTTTAGACTCAGCATTAGACAGGGTGTGAGCCAAGAAGACAGAGGCCCTGTCTGCTGGATTCCACCTGTGCCCCCAGTACCCGGCAGAGAGGAGGCAAACACCGACCTGTTCCAACTGCATGTTTCCCCAAGGCATCAGGTCTCTCTTTGCAGGTCTAGCTCCTAATGCATTGTGAGCACTCCATGAATATTTGATGACGTTGAAATATGATGCAGGAGAGACTAATGCGCAGACATCTGGCGAAGTCACTGTTTATGCAACTTCAGAGGCCTTAACCCACCTCAGGAAGGGTTACAGGATGGTTCTTCTGATggcggaggggggtggggagagggtacAAAGGAACTTGGGCCTCCTGAGCCCTGTGGACCTGGACAGAGGGAAGCTGAGGAGGGAGCGGCTGGATGGGCATGAGAAAGCCACCCCCTACCTGAGAGGAACTTACGCAGAAGCTCAAAACAGGGAGGGCTGTTCACACATTCACCTCGGGGGAGGCAAGTTTAGGCACTTGGCTCTGGGTTTAGAGTTGGGTTCAAACCTTGCCTCTGCCCTCGGGCAGTGATGTGGTCATGGTGTTTCCTTACTTCCCAGATGTTATGGGGGAAGTGTTAGGACTTCATGAAATTAACATGTGTGAGTGGAGCTTGAGGAATCTGATGGTGGGCAGAGATTCAACAACAGACCACAAGAGAAACCGAAGTAGAAAAGTTTATTACTCTCAGGTCTTGGAGGAGGTACACGGCATGCCTCAAGGGGCCACACAAGAGGTCAAGGCAGAGTGCAGACAGAGAGGCAGGCCCTGGGGCATATTCCTTTATCAGGGTCTGTGGGTGGAGTTGCTCTGGGGTTCCCAGGCTAGGGCTGGATTGGTTAATTCAGGCCGAAAGAGCGGGGTTTGGGTCTTATCTCAGGGGCGCATAAGGCATACAGGCAGGGGAGACTGTTGAACACAGGAGCATACGTTGGCTGGTGACTCCACAGGCTGCGTCTAGGGCATGCGCGTGTATGAAGGGACGTACTGTCAGTGTGCGGCTTCTGCAGGCCGCTTCGCCAAACAAACTGGATGCCAGGGCGGCAGTACCATGGAGTAGCTTAGCTAAACTCTCAGCAGGGAAACACCGCGGTGAGGCTTCCATGCTGGAAGGCACGCAAAGGGCCTGGTGCAAGGCCTGGCCCGGAGCGGGTGCTGGGCGCCTGCCacgtgttttcttcttttgtgtatttGTCTATTTGGCATCCGTGCCTCACGGGGCCAATtatattaactatattttcttattttctgtattctttccgTTTTTAATGCTGACACTTTTTTCTGGGGGTGGGCCGTGCCACGCAGCTTACGGGATGtccgttccccgaccagggattgaacccgggccctcagcagtgaaagcacagagtcctaaccactggaccaccagggaattcccgttattttttgtattcttttttttttttttttttgcggtatgtgggcctcccactgttgtggcctctcccgttgcggagcacaggctccagacgcgcaggctcagcggccatggctcacgggcccagccgctccgcagcatgtgggatcttcccggaccggggcacgaacccgtgtcccctgcatcggcaggcggactctcaaccactgcgccaccagggaagccctactttttgtATTCTTGATGCTGTGGCCTCTGGGGGCTTCCCCCCAAGGCCTGCCACTTCTTAGGGATAGCAAAGGGAGCCCATCTTTCCCATGCGCACCAGCCAATGCCCAACCCCCTCTCATCTAACCCTATACGCTCCCACCAGGCCCCAGGCCCAGACAACCCTCCTAGACCCTCCACTCCACCCTGTGCCTGGCTGACTCTTCCCACCATCCCTACCCCGAGGATGCTCCGGCCCCTCCCCAGATGGACCAGGCTAGCCCCTGTCAGTGTTCTCTGCAGCCCCGGAAAGCATGGAACACAGTTGCAATTACATAGCAGATTCTGCAGTCATGGGCTTGACGTTTGTCCCTAGAGCTGAGCCCTATGAGGGCAGGGCGGCGGCTGGCTTGTGCTGCCGAATCTCTCTGCCACGCACAGGAAGCACCCGTTGTTGCTGAATGAGCAATGGGGGTTGAGACTCATAGGTTTGGCTTTCTCAGAACCAGGTGAGGCAGAATGCTGGGCTTCTCTGCTCCCATCTGTACCATCCCCCCACCAGGTCAAGTTCACAGGA from Phocoena phocoena chromosome 6, mPhoPho1.1, whole genome shotgun sequence encodes the following:
- the UCK1 gene encoding uridine-cytidine kinase 1 isoform X5, with product MASAGGGDCEGAAHEADRPHQRPFLIGVSGGTASGKSTVCEKIMELLGQNEVDHRQRKLVILSQDRFYKVLTTEQKAKALKGQYNFDHPDAFDNDLMHRTLKNIVEGKTVEVPIYDFVTHSRLAETTVVYPADVVLFEGILVFYSQEIRDMFHLRLFVDTDPDVRLSRRDEEVR